A stretch of Brachyhypopomus gauderio isolate BG-103 chromosome 3, BGAUD_0.2, whole genome shotgun sequence DNA encodes these proteins:
- the fam151b gene encoding protein FAM151B, translating into MGINKRSLRLYCTCAVILIATFVCVASYLWFEAPTSATASMRDQTLEFFSKDSMQVRDAADITWYHAANSKDKINEAIKGPAQMIEADVLLRGHDPQEPIMAHPPLTDSDITLQEWLGAVENSNKGIKLDFKSLPAVEPSMALLEEARARLKGPVWLNADVLPGPGGKATPLDAQAFLQAVALGAQEDVLSLGWTTGWSQDSDNPGYGWEMVQQMEAVCRPLGRPVTFPVRAALLSKSFPQFQWLLQQSDRYTLTIWTGQNDVLDVEDLLPYRQHFHKSRIYYDLLDSQLSQFKTLPGYM; encoded by the exons ATGGGCATAAATAAACGCAGTCTGCGCCTTTACTGCACATGTGCCGTGATTCTTATCGCAACGTTTGTATGTGTCGCCTCGTATCTTTGGTTTGAAGCGCCGACAAGCGCCACAG CGTCCATGCGGGACCAAACCTTGGAGTTCTTCAGTAAAGACTCCATGCAGGTGAGGGACGCTGCAGACATCACCTGGTATCATGCCGCCAACAGCAAGGACAAGATCAACGAAGCAATTAAAG GTCCTGCTCAGATGATTGAAGCCGATGTTCTTCTCAGGGGTCATGACCCCCAGGAACCCATTATGGCACACCCTCCTCTTACAGACAGTGACATCACACTGCAGGAGTGGCTAGGGGCAGTAGAGAACTCAAACAAGGGAATCAAACTGGACTTCAAAAG CCTGCCGGCGGTGGAACCCTCCATGGCTCTACTGGAGGAGGCTCGTGCTCGACTGAAGGGGCCCGTGTGGCTCAATGCAGACGTTCTTCCAGGGCCTGGGGGCAAGGCCACACCCCTGGACGCCCAGGCCTTCCTACAGGCAGTGGCTCTGGGAGCCCAGGAGGACGTGCTGTCCTTGGGCTGGACCACCGGATGGTCCCAGGACTCAGACAACCCAG GTTACGGCTGGGAGATGGTTCAGCAGATGGAGGCGGTGTGTAGGCCCCTGGGGCGGCCCGTCACGTTCCCGGTGCGGGCGGCTCTCCTGTCCAAGTCCTTCCCACAATTCCAGTGGCTCCTGCAGCAGTCTGACAG GTACACCCTGACCATATGGACGGGCCAGAACGATGTGCTGGATGTGGAAGATCTCTTACCCTACAGGCAGCACTTCCACAAGTCCAGGATCTACTATGATCTACTGGATTCCCAGCTTTCCCAGTTTAAAACACTGCCTGGGTACATGTGA